In the genome of Leptospira dzoumogneensis, one region contains:
- a CDS encoding DoxX family protein, with amino-acid sequence MNKTVIKVLYWATTGLIAVGNLFGAYAYTSQSPQVLEGLAHLGYPGYLALILGPAKGLSALALLYPKFPRLKEWAYAGITFNVLGAGISHLLAKDPNFATPFIFLVLVAVSYTTWRKLEADKA; translated from the coding sequence ATGAACAAAACAGTTATTAAAGTTTTATATTGGGCGACCACAGGCCTTATCGCTGTTGGAAATTTATTCGGAGCTTATGCATACACAAGCCAAAGCCCGCAAGTGTTAGAAGGACTCGCTCATCTTGGCTATCCTGGATACTTAGCTTTAATTTTAGGGCCTGCAAAAGGTTTGAGCGCACTTGCTCTTCTTTATCCAAAATTTCCAAGACTGAAAGAATGGGCTTATGCAGGAATCACCTTTAATGTGTTAGGTGCCGGAATCTCTCATCTTCTTGCAAAGGATCCAAATTTCGCGACTCCATTTATTTTCTTGGTTTTGGTCGCGGTTTCTTATACTACTTGGAGAAAATTAGAAGCTGATAAAGCTTAA
- a CDS encoding iron chaperone, translating to MLLYALVPTLPRLDSNSNPDVEDYLEKTPSVRSEKLQDLVDSIREEFSDLRESLKYGMPTFERNGRWVAFSNHKNHLSVYFCEESFVRAFRAKFPKSENGKNCVLIKDKEKFPSSYLKTLLKKTLQ from the coding sequence ATGCTACTTTATGCATTGGTTCCCACACTCCCCAGATTGGATTCTAATTCAAATCCGGACGTGGAGGACTATTTAGAAAAAACTCCTTCCGTAAGGAGTGAAAAATTACAGGATTTGGTGGATTCGATCCGGGAAGAATTTTCCGATCTGAGAGAAAGTTTGAAATATGGTATGCCTACTTTCGAAAGAAATGGGCGATGGGTCGCATTCTCGAACCATAAAAACCATCTTTCCGTCTATTTCTGCGAAGAGTCTTTTGTAAGAGCGTTCCGTGCTAAGTTCCCAAAATCGGAAAACGGCAAGAACTGTGTGTTGATCAAAGATAAGGAGAAGTTCCCTTCTTCTTATTTGAAAACATTGCTCAAAAAGACCTTACAATAA
- a CDS encoding efflux RND transporter periplasmic adaptor subunit: MKISLPFDRWILQLKERPKLLVWAALPVILLLILFVWRGRNSNKDTSEIIQGSIIESVYGLATVSSSEVYHLRVAIPSAIRKIFVEEGDQVQEGTPLVEFDSFGTMRSPFAGIVTNVAYETKETVVPQTPVVTVMDLKKRYLTVSLEEKGAVKVKKGQKVRIRFEALGDKNFEGEVKSVYPADGQFQVHITPVGIPPEILPGMTADVAIETSSKENVILVPIKGIQSGKIKVLENGKVRVKEIETGLTNGEYAELVSGEVRLGDKVLVQEDK, encoded by the coding sequence ATGAAAATTTCACTTCCATTCGATCGTTGGATCCTTCAGCTCAAGGAAAGACCTAAACTTTTAGTTTGGGCCGCTCTTCCGGTAATCTTACTTCTAATTCTTTTTGTTTGGAGAGGTAGGAATTCCAACAAGGATACTTCCGAGATCATCCAAGGCTCTATCATAGAATCCGTTTATGGTCTTGCGACTGTCAGTTCTTCGGAAGTGTATCATCTCAGGGTCGCGATCCCTTCTGCCATTCGAAAAATTTTTGTGGAAGAAGGAGACCAGGTCCAAGAAGGAACTCCTCTTGTAGAGTTCGATAGTTTCGGAACTATGAGATCTCCTTTTGCAGGAATAGTGACTAACGTTGCTTATGAGACCAAGGAAACTGTGGTTCCTCAAACTCCTGTGGTTACGGTGATGGATCTGAAAAAAAGATATCTGACTGTATCTTTAGAGGAGAAGGGCGCAGTAAAGGTCAAAAAAGGACAGAAGGTCCGGATCCGTTTTGAGGCTCTCGGGGATAAAAATTTCGAAGGAGAAGTGAAGTCAGTATATCCTGCAGATGGACAATTCCAAGTTCATATCACTCCGGTTGGAATTCCACCGGAGATACTTCCCGGAATGACCGCAGATGTTGCTATCGAAACTTCCAGCAAAGAAAATGTCATATTAGTTCCAATCAAAGGGATCCAGTCCGGAAAAATTAAAGTATTAGAAAACGGTAAAGTTCGTGTAAAAGAGATCGAGACCGGACTTACGAACGGAGAATATGCCGAACTTGTTTCCGGAGAGGTTCGTTTAGGAGATAAGGTGCTTGTCCAGGAGGATAAATAA
- a CDS encoding ABC transporter permease, with protein sequence MLFIALRQMSARKKQTIFTLLGIILGATAYIVISGIMLGLREYLIDQLVNNDAHIRISSQVKIIGEKDLDQVLFHSKEIPFWSVPPSGRRDTEQIENQAGWQKKVASDPEVEASSPQLQIKVIYRRGKIAEAGRIIGVKPEFQAKVARINENIIQGDFLEIKESGNKLVIGEGLRLLLGARISDTVYISTGKSEPIPFKIAASFQMGNKAIDETTAFANLGDVQSLNQTPNRISDIAVRLKDVSKATLKAREWAESGDVKVQSWEDVNATFISLFKMQDAIRYALVGTILLVAGFGIYNILNIVIGQKRREIAILRSIGYEAGDILKIFLIQGLILGIAGGILGMFLGNLICRRLEQVSFSNPLMQTKSGMMMVSFAPSIYLQAFLLAFIATLIASIFPARSASKLSPIEIIRGE encoded by the coding sequence ATGTTGTTTATCGCTCTTAGGCAGATGTCTGCCCGTAAAAAACAAACTATCTTTACCTTACTTGGGATTATCTTAGGTGCGACTGCATATATAGTGATCTCAGGGATCATGTTGGGTTTAAGAGAATATCTAATAGACCAACTCGTAAATAATGATGCTCATATCAGGATCTCTTCTCAGGTAAAAATTATAGGGGAGAAGGATCTGGATCAGGTGCTTTTCCATTCTAAGGAAATTCCTTTTTGGTCGGTCCCTCCTTCAGGAAGAAGAGACACTGAACAGATCGAAAACCAAGCAGGATGGCAAAAGAAAGTTGCCTCGGATCCGGAGGTAGAGGCGAGTTCTCCTCAACTTCAAATTAAAGTAATATATAGAAGAGGAAAAATTGCGGAAGCAGGAAGGATCATCGGAGTAAAACCCGAGTTCCAAGCCAAGGTTGCCAGAATTAATGAAAATATCATCCAAGGCGATTTTTTAGAAATCAAAGAAAGCGGGAACAAACTTGTAATTGGAGAAGGCCTAAGACTTTTACTTGGAGCCAGGATCTCCGATACGGTTTATATCAGCACCGGAAAGTCCGAGCCGATTCCATTTAAAATAGCTGCTTCTTTCCAAATGGGAAACAAGGCAATCGATGAGACTACTGCATTCGCAAATTTAGGAGATGTCCAAAGTTTGAACCAAACTCCGAATAGGATCAGCGATATTGCAGTGCGTCTTAAGGATGTTTCTAAAGCAACTCTTAAGGCAAGAGAATGGGCCGAATCCGGAGATGTAAAAGTGCAAAGCTGGGAAGATGTAAATGCAACTTTCATTTCCTTATTTAAAATGCAAGATGCGATCCGATACGCTTTGGTCGGAACTATACTACTCGTAGCAGGATTCGGAATTTATAATATTTTAAACATTGTGATCGGACAAAAGAGAAGGGAGATCGCGATCCTCAGGTCCATAGGATATGAAGCAGGAGACATTCTAAAAATATTCCTGATCCAAGGTTTGATCCTGGGAATCGCAGGAGGTATCTTAGGAATGTTCCTTGGGAATTTGATCTGCAGAAGGCTGGAACAAGTATCTTTTTCAAATCCTCTTATGCAGACAAAATCAGGTATGATGATGGTTTCATTTGCGCCTTCTATTTATTTACAAGCATTCTTGCTTGCGTTCATTGCTACTTTGATCGCGAGCATTTTTCCGGCAAGATCCGCTAGTAAACTTTCTCCAATCGAGATCATTCGGGGGGAATAA
- a CDS encoding valine--tRNA ligase, producing MKKQISDRYEPTSVEPKWISLWEKEKSFEPNLKAGESFTIVLPPPNVTGSLHIGHALNHTIQDILTRIERKKGKSALWVPGTDHAGIATQVVVERELAKEGKKRTDFTREEFEKKVWEWKEHSGGMIQNQQRLLGESVDWSRSRFTMDEGLSKAVFKVFKTLYDEGLIYRGERIINWCPKTLTAISDLEVEHREVKGKLYHLRYPIVGQPGKYLIVATTRPETMFGDVAVAAHPDDERYRSLKGAELELPLTDRKIPLLFDSFVDKEFGSGLVKITPAHDPNDFEAGQRLGLKPLLVMNPNATLNENAGKYAGLERFVARKKVIDDLQALGLVEKIEEHTHSIGHNSRGGEIIEPYLSTQWFCKMKPLAELAIQAVQSGETEFVPKLWEKTFYEWMNNIRDWCISRQLWWGHRIPAYHCKNCKHIEVSETKVDHCPKCNSTEVEQDTDVLDTWFSSQLWPFSTLGWPENTEDLKKFYPTSVLVTGFDIIFFWVARMIMMGKKFLGKAPFQKVIIHGLVRDKEGKKFSKSVGNVIDPLDMMNKYGTDSFRFFLAATLPEAKDVLFDESRLDGYRSFCNKIWNSSRFILMNLDADWKLEDLESKYGSKLEPMDKWILHRFNETLTNYEKAYSKFLFFEMASQIYDFVWGDFCDWYIELVKPRIYGKLGEGSQEIAKQVLASILIKALGLLHPFMPFLTEEIYEVFSEGDFLIQTPFPTSYNVSSGDEGVQKTIILQDVVTQIRVQRAENGVPLDKKCKVILKSSEPLVVSAVKDFEFSIIQLARLESIEVNANYIGEKTDSVGAFRFGEVILPLAGMIDFEKERARIDKELQKLIQEEEKLASKLGNENFIAKANPDVIEKEKEKLKTVRDKKEVLQKGLEKLG from the coding sequence ATGAAGAAACAAATCAGCGACCGTTACGAACCTACCAGCGTAGAACCGAAATGGATCTCTCTCTGGGAGAAGGAAAAAAGTTTTGAGCCGAACCTCAAAGCAGGGGAATCTTTTACCATCGTTCTTCCTCCTCCTAACGTGACCGGAAGCCTTCATATCGGTCACGCACTCAATCATACTATTCAAGATATTCTGACCCGTATCGAACGTAAAAAAGGGAAATCCGCTCTTTGGGTTCCGGGCACCGACCATGCCGGGATTGCAACCCAAGTAGTTGTAGAAAGAGAACTCGCCAAAGAAGGCAAAAAGAGAACGGACTTCACCAGAGAAGAATTCGAAAAGAAAGTTTGGGAATGGAAAGAACACTCGGGTGGAATGATCCAAAACCAACAGAGGCTTTTGGGAGAATCCGTAGATTGGTCTCGTTCCAGATTCACCATGGACGAAGGATTGTCCAAGGCCGTATTCAAAGTTTTCAAAACATTATATGACGAAGGTTTAATCTACAGAGGAGAAAGGATCATCAACTGGTGTCCTAAAACTCTGACTGCAATTTCGGATCTGGAAGTTGAACATAGAGAAGTTAAAGGTAAACTTTATCATTTACGTTATCCTATTGTTGGACAACCGGGCAAATATCTGATCGTTGCTACTACAAGACCTGAAACTATGTTTGGGGACGTTGCAGTTGCTGCTCATCCTGACGACGAAAGATATAGATCTTTAAAAGGTGCGGAGTTGGAACTCCCACTTACCGATAGAAAGATCCCGCTCTTATTTGATTCCTTCGTAGATAAAGAATTCGGATCCGGTTTGGTGAAGATCACTCCTGCTCATGATCCGAATGACTTCGAAGCCGGACAAAGATTAGGTCTTAAACCTTTATTAGTTATGAATCCGAATGCAACTCTGAATGAGAACGCAGGAAAATACGCTGGATTAGAAAGATTTGTAGCTCGTAAAAAAGTAATCGATGATCTGCAAGCTCTCGGTCTGGTAGAAAAGATAGAAGAACATACTCATTCTATCGGTCATAACTCTAGAGGCGGAGAAATTATAGAACCTTACTTATCCACTCAGTGGTTCTGTAAAATGAAACCTTTGGCTGAACTTGCAATCCAAGCGGTTCAATCCGGAGAAACCGAATTTGTTCCTAAACTTTGGGAGAAAACTTTCTACGAGTGGATGAACAATATTAGAGATTGGTGTATTTCCCGCCAATTATGGTGGGGACATCGTATCCCTGCATATCATTGCAAAAATTGTAAACATATAGAAGTTTCCGAAACCAAAGTGGATCATTGTCCTAAATGTAATTCCACAGAAGTGGAACAAGACACTGATGTTTTGGATACTTGGTTCTCTTCTCAGCTTTGGCCTTTTTCTACCTTAGGTTGGCCGGAGAATACGGAAGATCTAAAAAAATTCTACCCTACTTCCGTACTTGTAACCGGATTCGATATCATATTCTTCTGGGTAGCCAGAATGATCATGATGGGAAAGAAGTTCTTAGGCAAGGCTCCTTTCCAAAAAGTGATCATCCACGGATTAGTAAGAGATAAAGAAGGTAAGAAATTCTCCAAGTCCGTAGGGAACGTTATCGATCCTTTGGACATGATGAATAAGTACGGAACTGATTCTTTCCGTTTCTTCTTAGCTGCCACTTTACCGGAAGCAAAAGACGTTCTTTTTGACGAAAGCAGATTAGACGGTTATCGTTCTTTCTGTAATAAGATCTGGAACTCCAGTCGTTTCATCTTAATGAACTTGGATGCGGATTGGAAATTAGAAGATCTGGAATCTAAATACGGCTCAAAATTAGAACCGATGGACAAATGGATACTTCATAGGTTCAACGAAACTCTTACGAATTACGAAAAAGCTTATTCCAAATTTCTGTTTTTCGAAATGGCTTCTCAAATTTATGATTTTGTTTGGGGAGATTTCTGCGATTGGTATATCGAATTAGTTAAACCGAGGATTTACGGAAAACTGGGAGAAGGATCCCAAGAGATCGCAAAACAGGTACTTGCAAGTATTCTAATTAAGGCTTTAGGACTTCTTCATCCTTTTATGCCGTTCTTAACCGAGGAAATTTACGAAGTATTCAGCGAAGGAGATTTTTTGATCCAAACTCCTTTCCCTACTTCTTATAATGTTTCTTCCGGGGATGAAGGCGTTCAAAAAACGATTATCCTACAAGATGTAGTCACCCAGATCCGTGTTCAAAGAGCGGAGAATGGCGTTCCATTAGATAAAAAATGTAAAGTGATCTTAAAATCTTCTGAACCTTTGGTTGTTTCTGCAGTAAAAGATTTCGAGTTCTCTATTATACAACTAGCTCGTTTAGAAAGTATAGAAGTGAATGCGAACTATATCGGAGAAAAAACGGATTCCGTTGGTGCGTTCCGTTTCGGAGAAGTAATTCTTCCTTTAGCAGGAATGATAGACTTCGAAAAAGAAAGAGCGCGTATAGACAAAGAATTACAGAAGTTGATCCAAGAAGAAGAGAAACTCGCTTCCAAATTAGGAAATGAGAACTTTATCGCAAAAGCGAATCCGGATGTGATCGAAAAAGAAAAAGAAAAGCTCAAAACCGTCCGTGACAAAAAAGAAGTTCTCCAAAAAGGTTTGGAAAAACTAGGTTAA
- a CDS encoding TetR/AcrR family transcriptional regulator, giving the protein MIPAKISTKERILNESRRLFFEKGYETTSIQDILSALDIAKGTFYHHFQSKEELLEEIAVQFAKEAHAAMQVEIGDLGSEGTGLDKLRKALIVARNWKKGKSEEVRFLLESLFSASNLQLRDKIRRKSVDLSFPLFASLIVEGQQDGSLKSELRADHLTSIIFDLSDALGEKVAFYLLGRSKESEADLYDLMLSYHKTIEDLLGCPDGGLDYFSREDWSELAQLFKGGAVSAPSLEPLPLVANAG; this is encoded by the coding sequence ATGATCCCAGCGAAAATCTCCACAAAAGAAAGAATTCTAAACGAATCCAGAAGGCTATTCTTCGAAAAAGGATACGAAACCACATCCATTCAGGACATTCTATCCGCTTTAGATATAGCTAAAGGAACCTTTTATCACCATTTTCAATCCAAAGAAGAACTTTTAGAAGAGATCGCAGTGCAATTCGCAAAAGAAGCGCATGCGGCTATGCAAGTAGAGATTGGAGATCTTGGATCAGAAGGCACCGGCCTGGATAAACTCCGCAAAGCACTCATCGTTGCAAGAAACTGGAAAAAAGGTAAATCGGAAGAAGTTCGCTTCCTTCTGGAATCCCTTTTCTCCGCCAGCAATCTTCAATTGAGAGATAAGATCAGACGCAAATCCGTAGATTTAAGTTTTCCGTTATTTGCTTCTTTAATAGTAGAAGGCCAGCAGGACGGATCACTCAAAAGTGAACTGAGAGCGGATCACCTGACTTCCATTATTTTTGACCTAAGCGATGCTTTGGGTGAAAAAGTTGCTTTCTATCTTTTAGGAAGAAGTAAAGAATCCGAGGCCGATCTATACGACCTGATGCTTTCTTATCACAAAACGATAGAAGATCTGCTCGGCTGCCCGGATGGCGGATTAGATTATTTTAGCAGAGAAGATTGGAGCGAGCTCGCTCAACTTTTCAAAGGTGGTGCGGTTTCGGCTCCAAGCTTAGAACCTTTACCATTGGTTGCGAACGCAGGTTAA
- the prfB gene encoding peptide chain release factor 2, with translation MEVKNAKELKRLSKELQENFLNRWKLLNLDKDQDQLKSYNDRIAEPSFWDNPDQAKSISQRKTELERKLEPWVNIRRDILDFPDLVELTFDEKGEDGVDELSSEYQRLKSEFERLELLGALNEPEDMKPAFLNIHPGAGGTESQDWAEMLFRMYLKYFDKKGYQYSVVDFQEGDGAGIKNATIHVIGDFAYGFMKCENGVHRLVRISPFDANKRRHTSFVSVHVSPELDDDIDIKIEDKDIRVDVYRSSGAGGQHVNTTDSAVRITHIPSGIVVACQNERSQIKNRDTAFKMLKARLYELEQERLKDDLEKKSGEKKDISWGSQIRSYVFHPYNMVKDHRTDQETGNVQAVMDGDIEPFIMAYLKTL, from the coding sequence ATGGAAGTTAAGAACGCCAAGGAACTGAAGCGCCTCTCTAAAGAACTTCAAGAGAACTTTTTAAATCGCTGGAAACTTTTGAACCTGGATAAAGACCAGGATCAGCTCAAATCATATAATGATCGTATCGCAGAGCCTAGTTTTTGGGATAACCCTGACCAGGCAAAATCGATCAGCCAAAGAAAAACGGAGTTAGAAAGAAAATTAGAGCCTTGGGTCAATATCCGCCGAGATATATTAGATTTTCCTGATTTAGTCGAACTCACTTTTGACGAAAAGGGAGAAGATGGAGTAGACGAACTCAGTTCAGAATACCAAAGATTAAAGTCTGAATTCGAAAGACTGGAACTTTTGGGTGCTCTAAACGAGCCGGAAGATATGAAACCTGCGTTCTTAAATATACACCCGGGTGCAGGCGGAACGGAAAGCCAGGACTGGGCAGAGATGCTTTTCAGAATGTATCTGAAATATTTCGATAAAAAAGGATACCAGTACAGCGTAGTAGACTTCCAAGAGGGAGACGGCGCCGGGATCAAGAACGCCACCATACATGTGATAGGCGATTTTGCTTACGGATTTATGAAATGCGAAAATGGAGTGCATCGTTTAGTGAGAATCTCTCCTTTTGACGCAAACAAACGTAGACATACTTCTTTCGTATCCGTTCACGTAAGCCCGGAGTTGGATGACGATATAGATATTAAGATAGAAGATAAAGACATCCGAGTGGATGTGTATCGTTCTTCCGGAGCGGGTGGACAGCACGTTAACACCACTGACTCCGCGGTTCGTATCACTCATATTCCAAGCGGGATCGTAGTCGCCTGCCAGAACGAAAGATCCCAGATCAAAAACAGGGATACTGCTTTTAAAATGTTAAAAGCTAGACTTTATGAACTCGAACAAGAGAGATTAAAGGATGATCTGGAAAAAAAATCCGGAGAGAAAAAAGACATCTCCTGGGGAAGTCAGATCCGCTCTTACGTATTCCATCCTTATAATATGGTGAAAGATCATCGTACAGATCAGGAAACCGGAAACGTGCAGGCGGTCATGGACGGAGATATAGAACCGTTTATCATGGCTTACTTAAAAACTCTTTAA
- a CDS encoding ABC transporter ATP-binding protein — protein MGIILENVKKSFGKPPTDVIKGISLEIKENEFVSLTGKSGSGKSTLLYLISSLDDPSQGKISIDGRTISSLSQTDLHAFRNLHMGFVFQFHYLLPEFTALENVLMPALKAGKLKEKREDAIRLLKRFDLGDKLDHIPSKLSGGQMQRVSIARALVMKPRYLFADEPTGALDSANAKIVMDIFKDINKTEGTTVIMVTHDPDFAKSAKRQIKLVDGMISNGKGEK, from the coding sequence ATGGGAATCATATTAGAAAACGTTAAAAAGAGTTTCGGAAAACCTCCTACTGATGTGATCAAAGGGATCAGTCTTGAGATCAAAGAAAATGAATTCGTATCTTTAACCGGAAAATCAGGCTCCGGGAAAAGTACACTTTTGTATTTGATCAGCAGTTTAGATGATCCTTCCCAAGGAAAGATCAGTATAGATGGAAGAACGATCAGTTCCTTATCTCAAACGGATCTCCACGCTTTTAGAAATCTTCATATGGGATTTGTATTCCAATTTCATTATCTTCTTCCTGAGTTTACCGCTTTGGAGAATGTTTTAATGCCTGCTTTAAAAGCGGGAAAACTGAAAGAAAAAAGAGAAGACGCGATCCGTCTTTTGAAACGATTCGATCTGGGAGATAAATTGGATCATATTCCTTCTAAACTTTCCGGAGGACAAATGCAGCGGGTTTCTATTGCAAGAGCATTGGTCATGAAACCCAGATATCTTTTTGCGGACGAGCCTACAGGCGCTTTGGATTCCGCGAATGCAAAGATCGTAATGGATATTTTTAAGGATATCAATAAGACCGAAGGAACCACGGTGATCATGGTTACCCATGATCCTGATTTCGCCAAATCCGCTAAAAGACAGATCAAACTTGTGGATGGTATGATCTCCAATGGAAAGGGGGAAAAATGA
- a CDS encoding TetR/AcrR family transcriptional regulator, translated as MIERILERTFLLFLSSGFAKTNTDQIAKHIGISKRTLYKYYDTKDKLIDSVFELMRSKVQTKFDKVLQDKSKDPIDRLKEILFFISDLGSKMSKTFAKDIEMVRPDLFVTMREFRKQRILSLADLLREGQKAGQIRKDVTPELTIDILLAAVDGILNPTYLFQSPYSNTMAFDAIVTIFLEGVQEKH; from the coding sequence ATGATAGAAAGAATTTTAGAAAGGACCTTTCTTCTTTTTTTGTCCTCCGGTTTTGCAAAAACGAATACGGATCAGATCGCGAAACATATAGGTATCAGCAAAAGAACATTATATAAATATTATGATACCAAGGATAAACTTATCGATTCCGTTTTCGAGCTTATGAGATCTAAGGTCCAAACAAAATTCGACAAGGTTTTGCAGGATAAGTCAAAGGATCCGATCGATCGTTTAAAGGAGATCCTATTTTTCATTTCGGATCTGGGATCTAAGATGTCTAAAACCTTCGCTAAAGATATAGAGATGGTTCGTCCGGATCTATTCGTTACGATGAGGGAGTTCCGAAAACAAAGGATATTGAGTTTAGCGGACCTTCTTCGGGAAGGACAAAAAGCAGGACAAATACGAAAAGATGTCACACCGGAGCTGACGATCGATATTCTGCTGGCTGCGGTGGATGGGATCTTAAATCCGACTTACTTATTCCAAAGTCCTTATTCTAATACGATGGCATTCGATGCGATCGTCACCATCTTTTTAGAAGGAGTCCAAGAGAAACATTAA
- the purD gene encoding phosphoribosylamine--glycine ligase: MSKILLIGSGGRESAIAYKLRQSPKLSQLHVFPGNGGFPDSEVLAPNSFDLKSKSSVQSFIQKNEYDLVVVGPEDPLVDGIGDWLAEIGVPTFGPSAYCAQIEGSKEFAKALMIEAGVPTAKYASFENYESAHAYVQKEGAPIVIKADGLAAGKGVTVCSELSQATQALKEIFLDNKFGKSGSKVVIEEFMEGQEASIFAISDGNTYFTLPAAQDHKRAYDGDLGPNTGGMGAYCPAPIVTKETLEKVNTLVFQPVFEIFRKKGNPYKGLLYAGLMIDSKGNPRVVEFNCRFGDPETQCVLPMLEGDLLEIFQASAKGALGGVKIGLKPGASTVVVLAAEGYPDSYEKNIPLNLPETNSKDLVVFHAGTSKKDGNLISTGGRILGISSYGKDLKESVDKVYSYLNGFKISKTFFRKDIASKAL, encoded by the coding sequence ATGTCTAAGATCCTTTTAATCGGCTCTGGAGGTCGCGAAAGCGCTATTGCTTATAAACTCCGCCAGTCCCCTAAACTCAGTCAATTGCATGTTTTTCCCGGCAACGGAGGCTTTCCTGATTCCGAGGTTTTAGCTCCGAATTCTTTCGATCTAAAGAGTAAATCATCCGTCCAAAGCTTCATTCAAAAAAATGAATATGATTTAGTAGTGGTCGGTCCTGAAGATCCTTTAGTGGATGGGATCGGTGATTGGCTGGCGGAGATAGGAGTCCCAACTTTCGGACCTTCTGCTTATTGCGCCCAGATCGAAGGTTCCAAAGAATTTGCAAAAGCTTTAATGATAGAAGCTGGAGTCCCTACCGCTAAGTATGCTTCTTTCGAAAATTATGAATCCGCACACGCCTATGTTCAAAAAGAAGGAGCGCCTATCGTAATCAAGGCGGACGGTCTTGCGGCAGGTAAAGGTGTGACTGTTTGTAGCGAACTTTCTCAGGCTACACAGGCCCTAAAAGAGATCTTTTTAGATAATAAATTCGGAAAAAGCGGCTCCAAAGTTGTTATAGAAGAGTTCATGGAAGGACAAGAAGCTTCTATCTTTGCGATCAGCGACGGAAACACTTATTTCACTCTTCCTGCAGCCCAGGATCATAAAAGAGCGTATGACGGAGACCTTGGACCGAACACCGGCGGGATGGGAGCCTACTGCCCTGCACCGATCGTCACTAAAGAAACATTAGAAAAAGTAAATACACTTGTATTCCAACCTGTATTCGAGATCTTCCGCAAAAAAGGAAACCCTTATAAAGGCCTTCTATATGCCGGATTAATGATAGATAGCAAAGGAAATCCTAGAGTTGTAGAGTTCAATTGTAGATTCGGTGACCCTGAGACACAATGCGTGTTACCTATGTTAGAAGGCGACTTGCTGGAAATTTTCCAAGCGTCTGCCAAAGGGGCACTCGGAGGCGTAAAAATAGGTTTGAAACCCGGAGCATCCACCGTAGTCGTTTTGGCCGCTGAAGGTTACCCCGATTCTTATGAAAAGAATATTCCTTTAAATTTACCTGAAACAAATAGTAAAGATCTGGTAGTTTTTCATGCCGGTACTTCAAAAAAGGATGGAAACTTAATATCGACAGGTGGAAGAATTCTAGGAATCTCTTCCTACGGTAAGGATTTAAAAGAATCCGTGGATAAGGTTTATTCTTATCTAAACGGTTTTAAAATTTCCAAAACCTTCTTCCGTAAAGATATCGCGAGTAAAGCTCTTTAA